The following proteins are co-located in the Triticum aestivum cultivar Chinese Spring chromosome 1A, IWGSC CS RefSeq v2.1, whole genome shotgun sequence genome:
- the LOC123069141 gene encoding nuclear transcription factor Y subunit B-4 — protein MSEAVGTPESSGAKEQERFLPIANIGRIMRRGVPENGKIAKDAKESIQECVSEFISFITSEASDKCMKEKRKTINGDDLIWSMGTLGFEDYVEPLKLYLKLYREMEGDTSKGSKSEQAAKKVGALNGQPGSSFNGM, from the exons ATGTCGGAGGCGGTGGGCACGCCGGAGAGCAGCGGGGCGAAGGAGCAGGAGCGGTTCCTGCCGATCGCCAACATCGGGCGCATCATGCGGCGCGGCGTGCCGGAGAACGGCAAGATCGCCAAGGACGCTAAGGAGTCCATCCAGGAGTGCGTCTCCGAGTTCATCAGCTTCATCACCAGCGA GGCGAGCGACAAGTGCATGAAGGAGAAGCGCAAGACCATCAACGGCGACGACCTGATCTGGTCCATGGGCACGCTCGGCTTCGAGGACTACGTCGAGCCCCTCAAGCTCTATCTCAAGCTCTACCGGGAG ATGGAG GGTGACACGTCAAAGGGTTCGAAATCTGAGCAGGCTGCAAAGAAAGTGGGTGCACTGAATGGGCAGCCTGGATCATCG TTCAACGGCATGTAG
- the LOC123182092 gene encoding uncharacterized protein: MSTREEQQGANKPPATVRIIETLYVEAGTAADFKSVVQRLTGRDSGASALPEQDRTTPQGADRRAGAARGGGASDAKRGS; encoded by the coding sequence ATGTCGACGAGGGAGGAGCAGCAGGGCGCGAATAAGCCGCCGGCGACGGTGAGGATCATCGAGACGCTGTACGTCGAGGCCGGCACGGCCGCCGACTTCAAGTCCGTCGTGCAGCGGCTCACCGGCAGGGACTCCGGCGCCTCAGCCCTACCAGAGCAAGACCGGACGACTCCGCAGGGTGCTGACCGGAGGGCTGGGGCGGCGAGAGGGGGTGGCGCCTCCGACGCAAAGCGGGGCAGCTGA